One genomic segment of Streptomyces sp. NBC_00239 includes these proteins:
- a CDS encoding sensor histidine kinase, with protein MAKGSGRAAGGDAPPWTRNDALVAVGAAAADLIGFTFSSHRDFGYVPAAGCVLVMVAALPLLARRRAPVVVLTAVLLCGLLLDLSMPVAPRFNATVVVALYTVVRMRSSAVAASASAAAVLTLLAGQSTWPRPSLVDVLAMASTGAIVFAAAKVMNHWHRDIENNRRLQADRAVAAERRRIARELHDIVAHHITTMQLMAGGARANLSGDQEVVREALVTLEGSGRMALREMRQLLDVLRAGDEAEEAPTAPQPGIGDLAEIVDESRRAGLPTALDVRGEERPLPPSLGLTVFRIVQEALTNARKHAGGASASVRLTYGPEHVAVEVSDDGAGSVNGPGGGPYSGSGSGYGLIGMRERVVLHGGTLEAGPGDGGGFRVAARLPLTAEEGALR; from the coding sequence ATGGCGAAGGGCAGCGGGCGGGCGGCGGGCGGTGACGCACCGCCGTGGACGCGCAACGACGCGCTGGTCGCGGTGGGCGCGGCGGCCGCGGACCTGATCGGCTTCACGTTCAGCAGCCACCGCGACTTCGGATACGTACCGGCGGCCGGCTGCGTGCTGGTGATGGTGGCCGCGCTGCCGCTGCTGGCCCGGCGCCGGGCCCCGGTCGTGGTGCTCACGGCCGTGCTGCTGTGCGGTCTGCTGCTGGACCTGAGCATGCCGGTGGCGCCGCGCTTCAACGCGACGGTGGTGGTCGCGCTCTACACGGTCGTACGGATGCGGTCCTCGGCCGTCGCGGCGTCCGCGTCCGCCGCGGCCGTCCTGACACTGCTGGCAGGGCAGTCGACATGGCCCCGGCCGAGCCTGGTCGACGTGCTGGCCATGGCCTCCACGGGGGCGATCGTGTTCGCCGCGGCGAAGGTCATGAACCACTGGCACCGGGACATCGAGAACAACCGGCGCCTGCAGGCCGACCGCGCCGTGGCCGCCGAGCGCCGCCGCATCGCACGGGAGTTGCACGACATCGTCGCGCACCACATCACCACCATGCAGCTGATGGCGGGCGGCGCCCGCGCCAACCTCTCCGGCGACCAGGAGGTGGTCAGGGAGGCGCTGGTGACCCTGGAGGGATCCGGCAGGATGGCGCTGCGCGAGATGCGGCAGCTGCTGGACGTGCTCCGCGCCGGCGACGAGGCGGAGGAGGCGCCGACCGCGCCCCAGCCCGGCATCGGCGATCTGGCGGAGATCGTCGACGAGTCCCGCAGGGCCGGCCTGCCGACCGCGCTCGACGTGCGCGGCGAGGAGCGCCCGCTGCCGCCGAGCCTCGGTCTGACCGTGTTCCGGATCGTGCAGGAGGCGCTGACGAACGCGCGCAAGCACGCGGGCGGGGCCAGCGCGTCGGTACGGCTGACGTACGGGCCGGAGCACGTGGCGGTGGAGGTGTCGGACGACGGGGCGGGTTCGGTCAACGGTCCCGGCGGCGGACCGTATTCCGGCTCCGGTTCGGGCTACGGCCTGATCGGGATGCGGGAACGCGTCGTCCTGCACGGCGGCACGCTGGAGGCCGGCCCCGGGGACGGCGGCGGCTTCCGGGTGGCGGCCCGGCTCCCGCTCACGGCCGAGGAGGGGGCCCTGCGATGA
- a CDS encoding response regulator transcription factor: protein MAGGAAGDTVGGRPIRVLIADDQPLVRRGLALILAPDPDFDVVGEAADGAQAVALAHRLRPDVVIMDIRMPVLDGVAATGQLADELPDCRVLALSTFDMDEYVVAALRAGAYGFLPKDISPEELVAAVRVVHTGEAAVAPRLLTRLISTYVRAPHRLPEPPEAAAAAAAGELTPRELEVWRLMAAGLDNAEIADAMAISVSTVKNHITSVFGKLGVRDRVQAVIAAYETGLAGPAGGGTARG, encoded by the coding sequence ATGGCGGGCGGAGCAGCGGGGGACACGGTGGGCGGACGGCCGATCAGGGTGCTGATCGCGGACGACCAGCCGCTGGTGCGGCGCGGCCTGGCGCTGATCCTGGCCCCTGACCCGGACTTCGACGTGGTGGGGGAGGCGGCGGACGGCGCGCAGGCCGTGGCGCTCGCCCACCGGCTGCGGCCCGACGTCGTGATCATGGACATCCGCATGCCGGTGCTGGACGGGGTCGCGGCGACCGGGCAGCTCGCGGACGAACTGCCCGACTGCCGGGTGCTGGCCCTCAGCACCTTCGACATGGACGAGTACGTGGTGGCCGCGCTGCGCGCCGGGGCCTACGGGTTCCTGCCCAAGGACATCTCCCCGGAAGAACTCGTCGCGGCGGTCCGGGTGGTGCACACCGGTGAGGCCGCGGTCGCCCCGCGGCTGCTGACCCGGCTGATCTCCACGTACGTACGGGCCCCGCACCGGCTGCCGGAGCCGCCCGAGGCCGCCGCCGCGGCCGCCGCGGGCGAGCTCACGCCGCGCGAGCTGGAGGTGTGGCGCCTGATGGCCGCCGGCCTCGACAACGCGGAGATCGCGGACGCGATGGCGATCAGCGTGTCGACGGTGAAGAACCACATCACCAGCGTGTTCGGGAAGCTCGGCGTCCGCGACCGGGTCCAGGCGGTGATCGCCGCGTACGAGACGGGACTCGCGGGCCCGGCCGGCGGCGGGACGGCCCGGGGATGA
- a CDS encoding endo alpha-1,4 polygalactosaminidase, giving the protein MARQARQVRQERPAATPGARRPIPGAVRWGIAGGLLAAVLGAGLPGAGALLPAAAATETAVGAVTEAGTAAEPAAGTVSSAAARRVTLPPGNAPFDYQIGGAYRPARDVEVLARDRSDKPAAGRYTLCYVNAFQAQPEELSWWQARHPDLLLKDRHGRHIVDGAWNEVLLDTSSAAKRTRLAAIVGKWIDGCAKSRFQAVEPDNLDSFSRSKGYVSRADNTAFAALLAKRAHAAGLAIGQKNTTTMLAVGKRVGFDFAVAEECGRYDECGAYRAVYGGRVFVIEYRHQDFTKACRAWGRTLSIVERNRDVRTPRASGYVRKAC; this is encoded by the coding sequence ATGGCCCGTCAGGCCCGCCAGGTCCGTCAGGAACGACCCGCCGCGACACCCGGGGCCCGCCGGCCGATACCCGGGGCGGTCCGGTGGGGCATCGCCGGCGGCCTGCTCGCCGCCGTCCTGGGCGCGGGCCTGCCGGGCGCGGGGGCCCTCCTCCCGGCGGCCGCGGCCACGGAAACGGCCGTGGGAGCGGTCACGGAAGCGGGCACGGCAGCGGAGCCGGCTGCGGGGACGGTCTCCTCGGCAGCCGCCCGGCGGGTGACGCTGCCGCCGGGCAACGCCCCCTTCGACTATCAGATCGGCGGCGCCTACCGGCCCGCCCGGGACGTCGAGGTCCTCGCGCGCGACCGGTCGGACAAGCCCGCGGCGGGCCGCTACACCCTCTGCTACGTGAACGCCTTCCAGGCCCAGCCGGAGGAACTGTCCTGGTGGCAGGCCCGCCACCCGGACCTCCTCCTCAAGGACCGGCACGGCCGGCACATCGTGGACGGCGCCTGGAACGAGGTACTGCTGGACACGTCGTCCGCCGCCAAACGCACCAGGCTCGCGGCGATCGTCGGCAAGTGGATCGACGGCTGCGCCAAGAGCCGCTTCCAGGCGGTGGAGCCCGACAACCTCGACTCGTTCTCCCGGTCCAAGGGGTACGTGTCGCGCGCGGACAACACGGCTTTCGCCGCGCTCCTGGCGAAGCGGGCGCACGCCGCCGGGCTGGCCATCGGGCAGAAGAACACCACGACGATGCTGGCCGTCGGCAAGCGCGTCGGCTTCGACTTCGCGGTGGCCGAGGAGTGCGGCCGCTACGACGAGTGCGGTGCCTACCGGGCGGTGTACGGCGGCCGGGTGTTCGTCATCGAGTACCGGCACCAGGACTTCACCAAGGCCTGCCGGGCCTGGGGGCGCACGCTGTCGATCGTCGAACGCAACCGGGACGTCCGCACCCCGCGGGCGAGCGGCTACGTGCGCAAGGCCTGCTGA